The window CTTACAGCCGAGGGCGGCGGTGCCACACGAGAGTCGTCCCCCGGCCCAAATCCACCAATCGCCCTGGCTGAAAACCACCACCCGTCCGAAATCCTCACCCGTAAAGTTTTGTAACCCACTGAAACAAATTGGCTTGCCGAGTGTTGCTATTGGCAGCGGACGTGCACTTGTCTCCAGGCAAGAGTCTTGAAGTCATGCGTTTGGAGGCAAGGTTGATGAGAAGTTGGGATCCCCGCGGAGCTCGGGAAACAAGAGGCCATGCAATGAAAACCAAAGTGACACGATTCTTAGTGGTTCTATGGATGTCGGCGGTGTGGTTGATCGGCGCCGCTGCGGCGCAAAGCACGCCAGATCAGGACAGCGGGTCGCGTCCGCCCAGCCAGCAGCAAGCGCCCGTGCCTCAAAACCAAGCCCAGGAGCCGCCCGCTCCGCCGCCACAAGCCCAAGCGCAGCCGCAAGATCAGGGTAACGGGTCGCCGGCGGCGCGGCAGTCTGGCGGCAAGAACGTCCCGCATCTGAACTATCCACAGTCGAGCGCGCCGGACACCGACCTGCAAACCGACGTACAAAATACTGATCTGCAGAGTAACGACGCGCAAGGCGACGCACAAGGACAAGGAGAAGACCCGCAAGCTGCCGATCCCAAGGCCAGCGCCAAGCAGCCGGCCGCGGCCCGCGTCAGCATGATTCACGGCGACCTCTCCATGCAGCGCGCCGACAACGCTGAGTGGTCGGCGGCCACGCTGAACACGCCGCTGGTGCGCGGTGACATCGTCGCTACGGGCGACCGCTCACGCGCGGAAATTCAGCTCGACTTCGCCAACATTCTCCGCCTCTCCGCCCACAGCCAGGCCAAGATTGCCGACCTCACGCACAGCCGCATCCAGGTACAAGTCGGCGAAGGCTACGTCAACTACAGCGTATTCAAAGGCAATGAAGCCGACGTGGAGATTGATACGCCCAACGTGGCCGTGCATCCGCTGCGCCAGGGACGATATCGCATTCAGGTAAATTCCGCGGAAGAGTCGGAAGTGATCGTGCGCGAAGGCGAAGCGGAGATCACCACGCCGCAGGGCAGCACCACGGTGCATGAAGGCGAGATGATCACCATCCGCGACGTTGACAATCCGGAATACAAAGTCACCAACGCTCCGGGCAGCGACGATTGGGACCGCTTCAACAAAGATCGCGACCGCAATATCCGCAACGCGGACGGCTTGCGTCGCACCAACCCGTATTACGCGGGCGCGCAAGATCTTGATGGCCACGGCCGCTGGGTCTTTGTCCCGGGCTACGGCTGGGTGTGGCAGCCTTATCAGCAAGCGAATTGGGCGCCGTATCAGGACGGCCGCTGGGTTTGGGAACCGTATTACGGATGGACTTGGGTTTCTTATGAGCCTTGGGGCTGGGCGCCGTATCACTACGGACGCTGGTTCCTCTCCGGCGGAGTCTGGGTGTGGTGGCCGGGACCGGTGTATGCGCACTATCGTCCTTACTGGTCGCCGGCGTTTGTAACCTTCATCGGCTTTGGACGCCACGCTGGATTTGGTATTGGCTTTGGCTCCATCGGCTGGATACCCTGCGGCCCGTTTGATCCTTTCTACCCGTGGTACGGAGGCGGCTTTAGCAGCGTGACGTTCATCAACTTTGGCTTTGGCGGCGGGTTCCACGGCCGGTTCATTCGTCCTCTGGGCATTCGCGGACGCCAGCCGTTCATCTCCAACACGCGCCTGGCGCTTACCAACTCGCGCGTGCGCGGTGGAATTACCACCGTGGCTGCGGGTGACTTTGGCCGTGGCGTTCGCGGCAGCCGTGGTGTGAGCGCAACCGATCTTCGCCAGGGCCATACCATGACCGCCAACTTGCCCGTGGTACCTTCGCGAGAAAGTCTGCGGACTGGCGGCCAGGCAAAGCTGGGCGGGTTCCAGCCGAGGACCCAGCAGCGCTTCTTCACACAACATCAGCCTCCGGCAGGGCCGGCGGCATTCCACGATCAGCAAAGACAGGTGCAGGGCGTGGTCCAGGCGCATAGCGGCGGAGCGCAGGTTCCGGCGTCGCGCGGTGGCGAAGCGCAGCAGCGTGGCGGTGAAGCAGGACGCGGCGCGGAAACTCATACGCAGCCGGCGATCGCAAGCAGGGCTGGAGGTCCCGAAGGAAGGGGAAAATCGGAAGCTCCGGCAACCAGCGGTTCAACCGGAGCGCAGTCGCCCGCAGCCACGCACCAGCAGCAGCCCGTCGAGAACAACAGCGGACGGCCCGCCAGTTCCGCGGGAACCGGACACGCGTCGCCCAGCGGCAGCACCAGCGGCGCCGGTGAACAGAATCGGGGCGGCTGGACGAAGTTTGGTCCACCGTCGTCAGGCCGGGCTGCATCGGGCGACGCGGGTCGTCCCGGCGGAAGCGGTAGCTCAATGCCGGCGACGCGTCCGACCACGGTTCCCAGCCAGAGCGTTCCTCAGAGCGCTCCTCAAGGCGTTCCTCAGAACACCGGCTCCAGCAAACCGACGCTGCAGTTGAACCGGCCCATTGTGACTCCACGGAATGAAGGCATGCGGAATGGTCCTCCGCCGGCGTCATCGCCGCGGCCGCAAGTCAGTGGCCGGCCCATGAATGTTCCTCCGGCGTCGTCACGCATGCCGCAGGCGCGCGGTGGACGCAGCATGCCTCCTCCCTCCGCGGGTCCGCGGGGCGGCAGCGCTCCGCGCGGCGGTTCGGCTCCACGCAGCACTGGAGGCGGCCACAGTAGCGGCAACAGAAGTTCGTCGAACTCATCCTCAGGCTCCAAGCACCGGTAATTCCGGAGACCGGGCCTGAGAGCTTGCTGGCAGTTCTTTCAGCTCCTTCTCCCAACGCGAGGGTGATATCGGCAAGGGCAGTGGAATCCATCCGCTGCCCTCTTTTTTCCTGTCGCTTCGCTCCAAACCGCTGGCGATTTTCGCTTCATTACGCATTCTCTTGCACCTGATGCAAGCGGCTCGGCGCGCAAGCCGG is drawn from Terriglobia bacterium and contains these coding sequences:
- a CDS encoding FecR domain-containing protein; this translates as MKTKVTRFLVVLWMSAVWLIGAAAAQSTPDQDSGSRPPSQQQAPVPQNQAQEPPAPPPQAQAQPQDQGNGSPAARQSGGKNVPHLNYPQSSAPDTDLQTDVQNTDLQSNDAQGDAQGQGEDPQAADPKASAKQPAAARVSMIHGDLSMQRADNAEWSAATLNTPLVRGDIVATGDRSRAEIQLDFANILRLSAHSQAKIADLTHSRIQVQVGEGYVNYSVFKGNEADVEIDTPNVAVHPLRQGRYRIQVNSAEESEVIVREGEAEITTPQGSTTVHEGEMITIRDVDNPEYKVTNAPGSDDWDRFNKDRDRNIRNADGLRRTNPYYAGAQDLDGHGRWVFVPGYGWVWQPYQQANWAPYQDGRWVWEPYYGWTWVSYEPWGWAPYHYGRWFLSGGVWVWWPGPVYAHYRPYWSPAFVTFIGFGRHAGFGIGFGSIGWIPCGPFDPFYPWYGGGFSSVTFINFGFGGGFHGRFIRPLGIRGRQPFISNTRLALTNSRVRGGITTVAAGDFGRGVRGSRGVSATDLRQGHTMTANLPVVPSRESLRTGGQAKLGGFQPRTQQRFFTQHQPPAGPAAFHDQQRQVQGVVQAHSGGAQVPASRGGEAQQRGGEAGRGAETHTQPAIASRAGGPEGRGKSEAPATSGSTGAQSPAATHQQQPVENNSGRPASSAGTGHASPSGSTSGAGEQNRGGWTKFGPPSSGRAASGDAGRPGGSGSSMPATRPTTVPSQSVPQSAPQGVPQNTGSSKPTLQLNRPIVTPRNEGMRNGPPPASSPRPQVSGRPMNVPPASSRMPQARGGRSMPPPSAGPRGGSAPRGGSAPRSTGGGHSSGNRSSSNSSSGSKHR